gCCTGGGCCTGTGAGTTCTTTTCTTCCAGCTCTGTTCATTTTATACTTCTGAGGTTGGGGCCAGCCTAGGGAAAAATCACCAAGGGATCACagtaaatggttttaaaaattgataatttGCTCTTGTGCCTTGGTGCTAATAAAGAAGAGCTGTGCTTCTAATAATTCAAAAAGcatttgtgtcagttttgtgaatACATTCTAGGAGTTGCTTGCTATTCGTAGgcaataaattttagaattagtatCAAAGGCTAAAACTATGCATATCATTAGTTTTAAAAGATGCAAGCTCAACTCACAAAAAAAGGATTCATTGTGGCTTTCTTGTTTTGGGTAAATATGAAAGGGCAATGGAAACTACCACTCTTTGCATCTGTGAACTTTTGAATGTCCTATAGGATGTCATTGTAGGTCGAAAAACCAAGTGTAATTAGCTGGGCctaattattttacaaataaacaaaatgtgtttttaCAGTTTTAATAATATACACTGAATTTCCAAGAATGCAACAATTGTGTAAACTGGGGGAAAATGGTACTTTTTTTTGTTCAAAACTTTACCAAGAGTTGTGACTTTTGAAAGTCATGTCCCCAACAGCCATGTCATGCCATTCATGGATTTTTGAGTTGCCAGTACAGTGTCCCTGTATCAGCCTTCCTTTGTAGCAGTTGCCTTCACGGTGAATCTGCATAAGTAAGTGGAAGCATCTGATGACTTTAGTATATCTTTCGGTAGAGTCTTGCCCAGGATTTGTACATTGAATGACTTATCTTATGACCTACTTTCCTTTTACTTCTCCTTTACATTATAATTAGTGTATTACATTGCTATTCTGGAAATTATGTGTATAAGCAGGTTATATTAACTATGAAATTCATTTCAGGGTGGCAAAGGTGCATTACAAAATATTGTATATACCAAGGGAGGATTGGGGCTgacagggttgagaaccactggactaGATTATTGTAAAGGTCCCTTTCTACCTGAAGTATTTGGAAAACttagagagaaaataaacaaatatcccCTTCCCCTCACACCTTTAATGtgcttattaattttaaaagtgacaAATGCTCATTGTTGAAAATTGGGGAAGTACaggaaaatatgattttaaaaatcagtcataAAGTCATCACCAAGGAAAtaattattgttaatattttggtgtATTTCTTCCCAGTCTTTTTTCTATGCATGTGTGTTTTTTAAACATAACTGGAATTCAACTACAAATACAGTTTGCAATCCTGCTTTTTTTACTTAGTGTTTTCCGTATCAttagaaattatttgaaaatacttcTTAATGACCCCATAATAGGTATGTAAGTCATCCCCTATTGTCAGACATTTAGGAGTTCCTGACTTTTTCATTACtacaaataatgctgtgatgaactTCTTCATCTATGGGCATATCTGTGCTTGTTTCCTCAgtatagattcctagaagtggaattactgagtcaaaggaGTGCTCAAGGCTCTTGGTAAATACAGCTAAATCACGTTACCGAAAGGCTGTTGCCATTTGTCCTGCCAGCAGTGTATCAGAGAGCCTGCTTCAACACACCTCATGTTAACATTTGGCAATTAGGTAGTTGGAAACTGGTATCTCAGTGTCACTTCATTTCTGTTTATTCTATTAAGAATGAGGTTAAACACTTTCCACACCTCCCCTCTGCCTTATGTTTTTTGCCATTTGTATTCCATAAATTGGCTGTCCAAgtcctttgtttatttttcttctgatattAGGGGGTTTTCTACTTGATGCTTGGAGCTCACACTCCCCCATGGGCTGAGAAGTGAGGGGGCCTTGGTTTATAAGTGGGCTTACAGCTCTGGAACATGGTGTAGAATTACCTCCCTAACATTCCATGCCCCTTTCTTACTTCAAGCCCCCCTCCCACTGTCTTTTCTGCCAGCCACTGCCCATCTTCAGCTATCTGGCTGTTCTAATGTGGCTAAAAGGATTGTGGTTTGGGACCCAAATTAGGGACATGATGATGATTTGTTGTAAAACCTGGGCTGTGTCAGAAAACATCACTGAAAGAAACATATCGATCCTGTGGTCCATGCCACTTGCACTTGCTGTTGCTCTCTCTCTCACCAAATTAAGTACAGTGACTTATCTAAGGTCACAAAGACAGTTACAGGCAGAGCTGAGACCAGAACCCAAATGTTCTGACTCCCAGTCCATAGAGCTTCCTGGCGTAACCCAGGTGTACACACATAAAGGAGTTTGAATAACTCCAAGTGTCACCTGAGCGAAATgatcctttcatttatttaacattcaATGAATTCTTGTTGAAAACTGACCATGTGCAAGGGTCAACTGTAGGAGAGATTGCATTGCTGACCCCATTTTTTATAAATGAGTCGAGAGCTAGCAGtaattttagtatatttttgGTGCCATTTTGGACTAATTTTACCAATGATCTCTACATTTTAGGTATACAGAGGGCTGACTATATTGAGTTGGGCTGATAATGGGGGTGGTTGTTGGGTTTTTGCTTCAAACTTAAATATGTTAAATGTCTCTGCAGACCCCTGCCCATAGGTTGAACGGATGGTAGGGTTTCTTTACCACGGAAAGTCAGGAAGTTGCCTTGCAGGGTTCCCACAGTCAAGTTGGCTGTCCCTTTGTGAGGGCCGTTGCCCTGGGCTCTTTCTGACTCTATCCCTGGCAGGTCCCAGAGGCAATGGTATACAAATGCTATATTGGTAACTGTGAAGTTATAGGAAAAGGTGAAGCCTACATATCAAGTGCTATagaattccatttatttagggccttcctggaggaggagtcTTGGCTGGGTCTAGAGGGGAGGCAGTTCCTTCCCACTTGATTGTGTTGCTGGCTGAATTAATATAGAATGTGGCCGACGTTGTGTGAGAAGCTAAGGTAGTCTATTGTGAAGGAGAGGTGGGAGAGCCACTTCTTTTTCCCAGCTGGGAAACCTCATAATACCTCATCCTGAATTTCCTGACTTGGGAGAGGGGAAGGTGTTGGACCTCATTGCAACTACTGTGATCAATGGCCTTTTCCCCCTTAAAAacttctttcagcttttgttttAATGCCCTTGGTCTCTGGTGGCCCCGCTTCAGCCTCCACTTTGTGAGAAACCTGGGTGTGGCTCCGTATCAGTGAGAGTTGGAAGCAGCAGCTGGGGCTAGTGTCAGACCGTACTGCTATAGGGTTTGGGGGTAGGAGAGGGAATTTGTGGAGGTGACAGCCTTCATTGCTGGGTTTTGAGGGAGCTGATCAGAGCCTACCTGGGGAAGTCTAAGTAAGGTTGTGAGAAACAGCGGCAGCGAGTGAGAGGGGAGATAGTTCAGCTGGATGTGCCTGACACCCCCAGCTGCTTCCCCTGACGggacagggaggaggaggggggctCTAACCCTGAGTGGGGGAGGAACTGGCTGGACTCTGCTCTTTCTTCTGGAATCTGGCCTTTAGCCTCTTCCTGCTAGTAGTCCATGGATGTCCAAGGGAGTTTCCCAAAATAAATCTCATGCCCAGGGCTGATCATTGTACTGCGAAAGGGGTCAGCCAGAGCTGCCCCAGGCCCCTCAGGGGGAACTTGTCTCCATCACCAGGCTCTGGGAGCACCTGAGGGGGCACCCTCGACCCTGAATCCCAACACCTGGAAGCTTGGATATCAGTTTGTCTCTGGACTGTATAGCAGTTAGTTTGCGGACAAGCACATATTGACATGGCCTTTGTACCCAGTCTTAAGCTCAGTACCCTGGAcgtaacaaaaagataaaaaagccACTATTTATTGTCACTGTATGCCaagaactttatataaattatctcatttatttctctAACAACCCAAAGAAGTGGATATTATTAGatcattattctttttaaaatttaattccattaaaaaaatttttactgaGATAAAATGAACATAAAACTGTTAAAGTGTAAGGTATGCATTTACTTGATACACTTATATATTACAATATAGATTGTTATTCTTATTTTGCAGAGAAAAAGTATGTAATTACCTAAAGTCATGTaactagtaagtggtggagccaggatttgaagacACTCTAGTTTACCTCCAGAGCCTTTGCTCTTGGTCACTCCACTAACTAGGGGTCCACAGGGAAACAGACACAGCAGGGTGGTGTGGGTTTGGAGAATCGGACATGTTCTCATTTGCTGAGCATTGATTTTTGTGCTGGACACTGTGCTAAGTATTTTACATACTACTTCATTCAATCTTTGTGACAACCCATGGGGCTGGTACTAATATCCCCAATTTATTGATGCAGAAGGTGAGGCTCAAGGAGGTTAAGTGACTTCTCCAAGGTGACCCAGCTAAGTGAGTGACAAAGCCAACACTTGAATTCAGGTGAGCCCTAACTCCTAACTGCTAGTCCTCGCCTGCCCTAGAGGACCTGCCATTTGCTGTCCCCAGGCCCTGGTGGGGCCTGAGGGCAGAGGAGGAGCCCCATTGCCCTGGTGCACCATCCACCCCACCCTCCCATGGGGAGCGAGAGGCTACAGCTGCCTGGGCCTCTGATGTGCCAGGCTCGGGGTGGGGGTATAGAATCTGTGAAGATGGCCTCCTGGAAACCAGACCTTGGTCTGCTGGGCTTTAGGGCACCACTTGGCATCTTCTAGATGTCCATGGGATGGGACAGGAGCTTCTGGCACGCCTGCTTGGAGGAGTTGCTTCGGGACCTGGGCTACAGGTGCACCTGGCACTGCCTTTCTCACCCCTCAGTCCCTGGCCTGTAGTCTGTATCTCCCTGTtgcccccctcacctgcccctcccaAAGTCCTGTGATTATTGGAGTCCTTGCACAACTACTTTCTTTCAGCCTGTGTTCAGCCTATAGGCCAAGCTGGATCCCGATAGTTCTGAGACATTCCCCCCCAACCCCCGCCCAATCTCCAGGGCAGAGGAAGAGTTCAAAACATCTTTTTCTCagtctgatttctctttttctgatattttccttTCCCTAGCTTAAACCTAATAGATAGGTATTACCCAAGGGTTTTAAAGGTTTAGTAATCTCCTCTAATAAGGACCCCTTGATGTGTGAGGATTTGAAGCACTTTGGGCATTTTTCATCCCCCACTCCCTATCTTCCCAGAAGCCTATGCCAAAAGGCAGCAGGATAATGACTTTGATACTACCCTACATTGGAGGCCAGAGGCTTGggtctatttatttacttaggttttttttttaattaaaattttgttccttttttaatagatataaaaataatagatacttttgaaattcaaataaaacaaGAATGTAGCGCGTGAACACTTCTCTCCGTCATTTCCCCAATCTCATCCCACTCACCTCACTGGTAACCATTTGGTGCACATCATTCCAGTCTTTATTCTTGTGTATGTTTGTCTTTTCttgaataaaaatggaatcacCCTATAAATAATGTTTTAGTACTTGTTTTTCCCCATGATATAGCACGGACTTCTTTTACAAGAATGTTTGTACATtgtttgtataattttaaaatttaaaatcaaacAATAAAATTTCCTGAAGTCATTTCCCtgtatcattaaatatttttctgcatcATGTTTATTGGCTGCATGGTATTGTGTGAATGAAACATTAATGTATCCGATTCcccatttgtgttgtttccagtttcttaTAGCTAAAGCTGTGGTGAATATCTTTGTCCACCTATCAGAGCACACTTGTGTGGCACTTTCTGTGGCTTGAGTCCTAGGAGGTCAATGGCTGGGTTAAAGGGTGTCAAAGGCACGTTGCAGAGGGCCAGATTGCCCTCCAGAGGGCCGGGACCTCTGAAAGCTTGTTGGGCTTCCTACTCAACTTCTTGAACCTGTCGGAGCCTCAGTTTGCTCCCCTGTAAGTTGGGAAGATGACGGTACTTCCCTGAAGGGGGGATTCCTGGAGGAGTGTATGAGAGAATAAAATGCAAAGTGCTTGGTGCCTGGTGCATGTGTTGGTGCTCCCACCGGGGCTGTGAGGCTGTTTGGGCTCCTTGTTTCTTTGGTGAGCGTAATGCTCGTAGCTTCCTGACACCCACAGTCGCTGAGGGCAGTGGGACGAGTGCAGCTGAGAGCAAAGCCTGGAAGAATAGTGACACTCTAGTGGCAGCTGTCGCTCCGGTTTGCCCTCCCTAACGCAGTTAATGCAGGCAGGAATAAAGGAAACCGGGGGTCTTCATCTGCGTCTATATCCCACCTCCCTGGAGATGGTGCAGCTTCAGTGAGCACAGGAAGCCCGGGGCCCGGGAAAAGGTGGCCTGAGAGGGAAGGCCCTGCTGAATCCAAATCTCCCCATCTTGGATCCTGGATAGGCCCCAGTGCAGGCTATTCCTCACTGCTGGAGGTCTTCAAGGCTCTTGTTAAGTGAATAGTCCTAGAAAGAGGGAACTAACTATCCACACTCTCAGACTCCAGCAAGGCCTGTGGCCCTGGGAGGCTGAGCTCTGAGGAAGGGTGGTAAGTGGGAAGGGCAGAGCCCGCAAGGGCTTCAAACTGGAGCTTTAGGCCAGCAGGGTCAAGGGCACTGAGAATCTTTAGGGAATGGACAGATGGCCCTGAAAGGACAGTTAAGGACATTTTGCTAAGTCCAGCTTTGAAGGAGACTGGTCTGTCTCTCCTCCCAACCTTCTCTCCATAGGGAAGATAACTGGAGACAGTAATATAGTTCtacttatgtttattgctgccaACCTATCTttccccctctgcccccaccaatATTTACACCCAAaacccttcccccaagctaactTTTACAAAAGTTCCTGGTAGTAGGTCCAGAAGTGTGTCCACTAAGCAGGCGGTCATAGACATAGTGGGCACTTTTTGTCCCTGGGCCAGTTGGGCCCCAGGGAAGGGTTACTCTGGGAATTCAGGGCACACACTTGGTACTGGGGTCAAGGGAGGTACCCACCAACAGATATTTCCCTTCCAGAGCTCAGGGTCCATCAAAATCTTTAGCAAAGCATAGTTGGGTTTGTGGACTCCCCAGTGTTAAGCTTCACGCTTTCTTTGCTTGTAAGGATCCACACAAGTGGCCAAGTCTGGACCCAGACCTGCATCCGGCTTCTGAGGGGCAGTTCCATCCTTGGAAGCTAGGTCTGACTATCTGCTCTTGGCCTTGGGGAAGCGTTACTGGAGGGGCGAGGGGTGGAAGGGGAGGCTGTGTACTGTATGAAGGATGGGCATTGTTTTAAGCTGGCGGAAATTGCAGCTTGGCTTGAATTACATGGGGAGGTATGGGATGAATGAGCAGGAGGAGTCAGTTTATTTGGGAGCCAAGGCCTCTTCTGTCCCCTCAGTAAACCCCACTGGTGTCCTAAGCCACAGGTAGCAGAATAGGCATGTAATGTCACAGAATGTCAGAGCTGACAAGGCCCTCAGTGACTAATGATTCTAATCCTGAGGAGTCCTAGGCCCTGACCGGGAAAAGCACTTGGTTCAAGTCACACAGTGATTTAGTGGCCAAACCTGCAAGAGTTAAGAAGGAAAGTGGGGAAGGTACATGTGCTTTCTCCAAGCTTTGTTTGGGGAAATCCGGATCTACCTGTGATCAGTCAGTGTCTTTTTAAATGGCCAGCTTCCCCAGAGTTTTGAGACTGACCTGAAACATTGACTTCCACTCCTTTTTTCAGGAGCAGGGTCACAGGGGAAGGTGGTATGGGGGCGAGGAGGGTTTGTGGGCCTTGGTAGTGAGGGACATGGGTAGGGTGGCCCCTTGTTGTCCCACTGCTGTGGCCAAGGCCAGGAGCAGGCTGTGACTGGAAGGGCTGTGCTGTCAGTAGCTGGTGGAGGGAGGGGGCCAGGCAGGTGCGATGTGCCCTCGGCGGCTCCTCATCCACTCCAGCCAAGCCTGTAGGGCCCTGGCCAGCCTCTGCGGCCCTAGCAcccctgggagggcagggccaggctTGGCGCCAGTCCTCTGGGCCTGGACTGCCACAGGAGGCCTGACCCGTCCCTGTGGCCTTTGGTGCTTGGGCCCAGCCTTGGCCTGTGCTGCCACCTCTTCCTCAAGGTGCTCCGGCCAGGGAGAGGCCGTGCAGCTGCTCCTCAGCGCCCGCCAGCTCTGCCTCATCGCGCCCGCTCTCTGAGCCCTCGAAGCAGCCGGAGTCGCGTGGGATGTCCACCTTGGGTTCAGACACTGTGTGCGCCACAGGCTCCTGGCTGCTCTCGGCACCCTCTTCTGCCTCCTCGCTGCCAGCTGCCAGGGGCAAGGGAGGGAGACGAATATGGGGGTCTTGGGCCTTAGCTGGGAGGGAATTCAGAAGCCCCAGGGAGCCCCCATGTGGGGGTAGGGCAGTCTGTCCCACTGGGCACCCACCACCACTCTGGCCCTTCTTGCCCCCTTCTGGCTTAGAAGCAGCTGAGAGTGGTTTCCAGATCAGCTCCCCAGCCCAGGAGCTCAAACTTCTTCAGCACTAAGCAGAGCCAGGAAATCTGggcttgaatcctggctctgttaTTACTCTGCTTTGAGGCCTCAAGTACATGGCTGACTTTCTCTGACCTTAAATCTCCCCTTTGATCCCAACATTAGACCCAATCATCCCTAAAACCCCTTCTCCCCACAAACTTTGCCTGAGACTGCAGTTCCAGTGTGGAAAGTGCCTTCCCACTGCAGAGGGGCAGAGTGTGGTCAGGGGCAGCACCAGCACAGACCTCCCCTCCCTGGAATACCAGTGGGCAACCCCTGCCCAACCCGGCTCCTAAATCTACTCACTGTCATAGTCCAGCAGCAGCTCGGCGGCTGTAAGCAGCTTGGCCCGGTGCTGCGGGTCCGTGATGTTCAGCTCATTGAGGTGTGTTTCGCGCAGCTCTTTGAAGTCCTCCAGTGTCTGGTAGCCGTTGAGCAGCAGGGTGGAAGTGTGCTCCTGTGGGCAGAGGCAAGGCCACCAGTGTGGCTGCTTACAAGCCACCCACACCTGGGATCCCTCCTTCCCTGCATAGCTGACATGGCCTGATCCCCATCCCTGGAGCAAGTGCACCTCCCTTGAGCCTAGACCCGAGTGCAGCTCCCAGGGCAAACCTCTAGGCCGATGCGCTCCAGCAGCTCATGCAGAGTCTTGGGCTTGGGCCTCTTGCCCTTGCTCTGTCGGCGGCTGGGGCGGGCAGGCCCCACAGCCTCCTCGGGCAGCACGTTCACATAGATGAACTTGAAAGAGCCCAGCTTGCCATTGAGCAGGCCCAGCCACGTGCCCACAGGTGGCTTTTCAATGATCTGGATCACATCTCCTTTctgtgggaggaaaggagagcagagcagagcaggagaaaggggaggggtggtccCTTGGCCTTCACTGAAACTGTCCTACCCTGGCTCAGTCCAGCCTCCTTTATGGATGTAGCCTGCCAGGCTCATGAGGGGCCCAGATGCCAACCTTACCTGCAGTTTCAATGAGTCGTGGTCATAGGGGCTGGGAGTGAAGTCGGTGTGGACCCGTGCCCGGCCACAGAAGGGACCCGTGTACTGGGGGGCAGGTG
This DNA window, taken from Manis pentadactyla isolate mManPen7 chromosome X, mManPen7.hap1, whole genome shotgun sequence, encodes the following:
- the SASH3 gene encoding SAM and SH3 domain-containing protein 3; this encodes MLRRKPSNASEKESTQKRKLSLQRSSSFKDFAKSKPSSPVVSEKEFNLDDNIPEDDSGVPTPEDAGKSGKKLGKKWRAVISRTMNRKMGKMMVKALSEEMGDTLEEGSASPTSPDCTLDSPSPEKTAPAFLEQEERELPALNHQASTGSELCSPSPGSRSSGEEPPAPQYTGPFCGRARVHTDFTPSPYDHDSLKLQKGDVIQIIEKPPVGTWLGLLNGKLGSFKFIYVNVLPEEAVGPARPSRRQSKGKRPKPKTLHELLERIGLEEHTSTLLLNGYQTLEDFKELRETHLNELNITDPQHRAKLLTAAELLLDYDTGSEEAEEGAESSQEPVAHTVSEPKVDIPRDSGCFEGSESGRDEAELAGAEEQLHGLSLAGAP